The sequence TCCGTGAATACAACAGGCGAGTAGCCGATCTTCCGGGGAAAACACCGGGACCTCGGTACCGGCGACGGTCGTCGTCGACCGTCGATCCCACAGGCACTCGAGGTCGAATTCGGTCGGAAAGTGCCTCGAGAGGACTCGCCAGTGGAGTTCGACCTCGAGGTCGTCTCGCTCACGGTAAAACGTGTACTCGCGTTCGACGCGCCGGTAGGCCCACTCCTGAGTCGGCGTCAGTTCCGTCACCGAATCGTCGAGGTAGACTGGTTCGAATCCCAGTCCCTCGAGGATCGACTTGATCGCCGGGATGTCCTCGCGCGCGACGAGCACGTCTACGTCGCGAAACTCTCGACACCCGACGTCGCCGTAGAGGTGGCTGGCGATGACGGGGCCGCGATACGGAATCGCCCGGATCCCCTCGGACTGGAGCGTCGACGACAGGTTCGCGACCGCCCCGAGGAGGCGAAGGTTTCGCCGCGCGACGAACTGGGATCGTTCTCGAAACGTCTCGAGCACTTCCGTGGGGACCTGAGGAGCTTCCATCGTCGTTTCGGTCGTCTGCCCCGTTTTGCACCCTGGTCCCGTCTCCAGGGCCGATTCGGCCTGATCCGTGACATCCTGTAGTGCTTCGTACACCAGTGGTGAGACCGTGTGCCGGGTCGCACCATCGAGAACGCCGTCCCAGTCGACCGACTCGAAGTCGGTCGTCTCGAGGCTCGAATCGTGTATTCCCGCTCGAAGACACTGGACGACGAACTGCGTCTCTGTCGTGCACCCTTCCCCCATTCTATCGATATTCTCAGGGTGGTGGATAATAAAATTCACTATGATTGGCTTGGTACTTTCGTCCTGGTGGCCGCTCGACTGCCAGAACTCACAGGCTCCAGCATCGGTGGGCAGCGCTCAGAACACTCCACTGCTATTATGGGGACTGGATAGCAAATAATTAAGGTGGATAACGAGAGAATCAATCGTATCGTCGATCCGAACGTGCGTTCTGGAAACCACCGCCACAGTTCGCTGGCAGGCCGATTCCGGCTCGAGCACGTGCGACCGACGGATCGACAGCGAGCCCCTGACGCCTGATCACCTATGGTCGAAAAAACACCAAACCACGGACTTCACACGTACGAGCAGGGCGAAACTGACTGGACGCACACGCCCGATATGGAGACGATCGAGGAGCGACTCGTCGTTCGAGCGCCCGAATCTGAACGCGACGAGTACGAACCACACCCTGCCGCGACGTTCGTCGCGATCGATACTGGTGCCGTCTACGACGGAAACGGGTCGACGTGGTTCCGTGCGACGCGTCGATACGAAACCACACGGGCTGAAGAGACGACGACGGAGTCGTTCGTCGCCGAGGACGCACTCGCGATCCCGACCTACGAGAGCCGCGACGCGATGGAATCGGCCATCGACGACCCGGGCAGTTACCTCGGCCTCGTCGACGGCTCACTCGAGGTCGTCACGATCGAAGACCAATGAGTGACCGTCGGCTTCTGCCCCATCGTTCCATCCGGCTGGACGGCTCATTCCGTCGCCTCGCGTTCGATGGCTCCAGCTCTTACCGGGCCGTCCGAGTAACCCAGCGGGGTGTTCGGCCGTGGTAGACCGCACGCCGAACCACGGGCTGCACCTGTACGAACCCGGAGAGACGGACTGGTCGCACTCACCGGACATGGAGACGATCGAGAAACGGCTCGTCGTTCGTGCACTCGACGCCGACCGATCCGCGTACGAACCACACCCCGGTGCGACGTTCGTCGCGATCGACACCTTCGCCGTCTACGACGGGGACGGCTCGCGGTGGGTGCCCGCGACACGAGAGTACGAGACGGTTCGTACGACCGATGGACGGACGGGCCACCTCGCAGTCGACGACGCATTCCGCGTCCCCGAGTACGACGACCGTGCCGAGATGATCGGCACCATCGACGGCGGCCACGCCTATCTCGGTCTCGTCGACGGCTCACTCGAGGTGATCGACGCCACCTCGGTTTCCGAGATCGGTGACCAGTACGTCCACGTCGCGTTCGACGACGAGGCACACGTGGGCTCTCGTCCCGATCGAAACGAGATCGTTCCGGACCCGAGCGGTCTCGGAGACGTCTTGCGAGTCGCATTTCCAGAGGAAGGTGACGTCTACGGCGCGTCGTGGTCCTACCACGTCGGAGACTACTTCGAGGTCGATTACGACGACCCCGTCGAGGATGCCCACGCCCGGTTCGAGGTGTACTTCCCCGGGGCGTTCGAGTACTACGACCTCCACCCACACGGTGGTGGAAAACTTCCCGGATTCGCCGACCGCCGAAACCCCGAGGCAGAAGACAGTGCCGGGTGGGGCAGTCGTGACCCACGGGACGACGACCGGGACGGCTGGGGTGGTCGGCTCAACTTCTACAAACCCGGCCACTCCTGGGGGGACGAGACCAGCGGTGTCGCCGGTCTCGGAACCCAGCTCTCTCACTACGCGTCGTCCGCTGACGGATACAGCGAGGCCGTCGGCGGTGGACCACTGGGCGAGGCGCCGGGACGATGGGTCCAGGTCGACCAGTACGTCGAGATGAACGACCCCGGCGAGGCAAACGGCCTCCTCGTCGTCTGGGTCGACGGTGAACTCCTCTACGACAAAGACGACGTCATGTACCGCGACGAAGACGCCACCTTCCTCGGCGCACACGAGTTCTGGTTCAACGTCTACTACGGCGGCAGTCACGGCGCACAGCGAGACGACGAGTGGCTCGCCTTCCGCGACCTCGAGCTCTGGTGGGACCGTGGCCCCCAGTTATCGCTTTCCGGGGATTCCGACGGTTCGGTCAGTTGAACGCCTCTGTACGGTCGCGGTACCACTCGATCGTTCGTTCGAGTCCGTCGCGAACGGTCACCGTCGGCTCGAATCCCAGGTGGTCGTTCGCCCGCGAGATGTCGGCTCTCGAGTGATCGACGTCGCCCGCTCTGGGATCGACGTGGACGATCTCCGAATCGGTCCCGGTGAGATCACGGATTACCTCGGCCAGTTCGCGGATCGTGATCGCGGTCCCGGTTCCGACGTTGTACGCGGTGCCGACGCTGTCGGTCGTCGCCGCAAGGTGGTTCGCGCGGACGACGTCGTCGACGGCGACGAAGTCCCGCGTCTGCTCGCCGTCACCCTCGACGGTGATGGGGTCGCCCGCGAGCGCCTGCTCGACGAAGATGCTGATGACGCCGCTGTAATCACCCGCGACCTGGCCCGGCCCGTAGACGTTGAAGTACCGGAGGGCGACGGTCTCGAGCCCGTAGAGATCGTGATAGCGGCGCGCGTACTGGTCGACGGCGTGCTTTTCGATTCCGTACGGCGAGGCCGGGTCTTTCGGCTCGTCTTCGGCGATCGGGACCGAGTCCGGTGAGCCATAGATCGCCGCACTCGAGGCCAGGACGACCCGGGCGTCGTAGTCGCGGGCGGCCTCGAGCAGCGAGAGCGTCGCCCGGACGTTGATTTCGTGGCTCGCGGTGGGATCGTCGATCGACTGGTCGACGCTCACGAGTGCCGCTTCGTGGAAGACGACGTCGACGTCCGTCATCGCCCTCGAGAGCGTCTCCTCCTCGCGAACGTCTCCTTCGATGAGCGTCGCCGCTGGCGGAACGTTCGACCGATCGCCAGTCGTGAGCGAGTCGAGTACGCGAACGTCGTTTTCGTCGACGAGCGACCGGGTGAGGTGGCTACCGATAAAGCCGGCACCGCCGGTTACCAGTACGCGCTTCCCGGTGAGCGTGCCGTCGATCATACCTTCTCCCACGTGCGCCCGTGCGGTTCGACAGCCGATCCGCTACTCGGCACACCGGTAGTCGCCCGGTGGGTGGCCTCGTCGCGACAGCGTGTTCGTCGTATCATCATTGCGTTAGGGTAGATCTGGAACTGCTCGACGTGGCCGGTCGAGCATCCGGTAGTTATCGATCAGCAAAAACATAACTAAACTTTTCTATGTAGACACAATCAAAAACTATTTCGTTCCAGTGTGATTCGGATCGAATAGTATGGCCAGTGCGGTAGATTTCGGGTTCCCGATCGTCTCACACGCGGCCGTAGCTGACGGTGACGCTGCCCTACCGACCGCCGTACCGAGGACGAAGCATGGCCACTAACCGCTCGAGAGCCGCGTTACTCACGCTCCGAAAGGAAGGGTTCGCTCCGCTCGTCAGAAAGGGGACCTCTCGAGTCCTGTGGAATAAGCTCTTGCTCCCGATCTCGCCACGGCTCGCGCTGGGTACGTGGGATCAGTATCGGCGCGGACGCACCATGATCCAGCGGATCCGACACCGTCGATCACCCGATCGGTTCACGGATGCTGATCCGACCAAACGTCTTTCGGTCGATCCAGACCGGATTACGTACAAGATTCCGAGCACCGCGCCGCTCGAAACGGACCGGCCAGTTGGCCGCGTTGCAGACGGTCCGTGGGATCGTCATCGGATCAGGATCACCGA is a genomic window of Natrarchaeobaculum aegyptiacum containing:
- a CDS encoding nucleotidyltransferase domain-containing protein, which codes for MGEGCTTETQFVVQCLRAGIHDSSLETTDFESVDWDGVLDGATRHTVSPLVYEALQDVTDQAESALETGPGCKTGQTTETTMEAPQVPTEVLETFRERSQFVARRNLRLLGAVANLSSTLQSEGIRAIPYRGPVIASHLYGDVGCREFRDVDVLVAREDIPAIKSILEGLGFEPVYLDDSVTELTPTQEWAYRRVEREYTFYRERDDLEVELHWRVLSRHFPTEFDLECLWDRRSTTTVAGTEVPVFSPEDRLLACCIHGSRHRWERLHWSYDVAVALENQPVDWDAILERAQRHDCRRLFLLGLAVTDWLYDVSVPDRVRRQIATDQTLEGLLAAVEDRLFTDRPYREFEERRFQARTLDRTRDRVAFWANWLFKPNRSDVEAIALPRPLAPLYGVVRPVRIATGALCNGVRTSDHPQAEGR
- a CDS encoding polysaccharide lyase, which produces MVDRTPNHGLHLYEPGETDWSHSPDMETIEKRLVVRALDADRSAYEPHPGATFVAIDTFAVYDGDGSRWVPATREYETVRTTDGRTGHLAVDDAFRVPEYDDRAEMIGTIDGGHAYLGLVDGSLEVIDATSVSEIGDQYVHVAFDDEAHVGSRPDRNEIVPDPSGLGDVLRVAFPEEGDVYGASWSYHVGDYFEVDYDDPVEDAHARFEVYFPGAFEYYDLHPHGGGKLPGFADRRNPEAEDSAGWGSRDPRDDDRDGWGGRLNFYKPGHSWGDETSGVAGLGTQLSHYASSADGYSEAVGGGPLGEAPGRWVQVDQYVEMNDPGEANGLLVVWVDGELLYDKDDVMYRDEDATFLGAHEFWFNVYYGGSHGAQRDDEWLAFRDLELWWDRGPQLSLSGDSDGSVS
- a CDS encoding NAD-dependent epimerase/dehydratase family protein encodes the protein MIDGTLTGKRVLVTGGAGFIGSHLTRSLVDENDVRVLDSLTTGDRSNVPPAATLIEGDVREEETLSRAMTDVDVVFHEAALVSVDQSIDDPTASHEINVRATLSLLEAARDYDARVVLASSAAIYGSPDSVPIAEDEPKDPASPYGIEKHAVDQYARRYHDLYGLETVALRYFNVYGPGQVAGDYSGVISIFVEQALAGDPITVEGDGEQTRDFVAVDDVVRANHLAATTDSVGTAYNVGTGTAITIRELAEVIRDLTGTDSEIVHVDPRAGDVDHSRADISRANDHLGFEPTVTVRDGLERTIEWYRDRTEAFN